A section of the Alligator mississippiensis isolate rAllMis1 chromosome 8, rAllMis1, whole genome shotgun sequence genome encodes:
- the LOC102569367 gene encoding rho-related GTP-binding protein RhoG, producing MQTIKCVVVGDGAVGKTCLLISYTTNAFPEEYIPTVFDNYSAQMTVDGRTVSLNLWDTAGQEEYDRLRTLSYPQTNVFVICFSIGSPSSYANVRHKWHPEVSHHCPNVPILLVGTKRDLRSDLETVKKLKEQSLTPTTPQQGTSLAKQIGAVKYLECSALNQDGVREVFAEAVRAVLYPVTKKNTKKCLLL from the coding sequence ATGCAGACAATAAAGTGCGTAGTTGTTGGAGATGGTGCAGTGGGAAAAACCTGTCTTCTCATCAGCTACACCACCAATGCCTTCCCTGAAGAGTATATCCCCACTGTGTTTGACAACTATAGTGCCCAGATGACTGTTGATGGCCGGACAGTTAGCCTGAATCTCTGGGACACTGCAGGCCAGGAGGAGTATGATCGTCTGCGTACCCTCTCATACCCCCAAACCAATGTATTTGTCATTTGTTTCTCCATTGGAAGTCCCTCTTCTTATGCAAATGTGAGGCACAAATGGCATCCTGAAGTCTCTCACCACTGTCCTAATGTTCCAATCCTTTTAGTTGGCACCAAGAGAGACTTGCGAAGTGATTTGGAAACGGTGAAAAAGCTGAAGGAGCAAAGCTTGACTCCCACTACCCCGCAGCAGGGAACGTCACTAGCCAAACAGATTGGAGCAGTCAAGTACTTGGAATGCTCAGCTCTGAACCAAGATGGTGTTCGAGAAGTATTTGCTGAAGCTGTGCGTGCCGTTTTGTACCCAGttacaaagaaaaacacaaaaaagtgTCTCCTGTTGTAG